DNA sequence from the Cucumis melo cultivar AY chromosome 6, USDA_Cmelo_AY_1.0, whole genome shotgun sequence genome:
GCAGCCCTCATAAAAAGAGCGGTTGGGCCAACCGGGGAGGGGGGCTGCAAAAATTAAATGAATACAAAAGTTACAAAAAGGAGGCCAGCTATTGGTAGAAAAAGTGCAAGACAAGTTGTGATGAAAGAAACTAGATTGAGCCATTAATCCAAGCAAAAAATCCTCAACATCTGAAAAGGGCCTTTGGTTTCTTTCCAACCAAATACTCCGCAAAAGTGCAAAAAGACCACTTATCAATGGAGAATGGAGAAGTTTGGTCTATCGTGTCGCAACATCAAACACCTTAATAGGAGAAGAGCATCCCTATATAATAAATGATTAAAATCTTCCCACACCATTCTTATAAAGAACACACCGTTGCAAGTGAAGTACATGAGCCGAGGACCCCTAATTGATGTCAAAGATATTATTCCTACCAAGGGCAACTAACCATGAAAGGAACCTGACTTTTTTTGTGAACTTGGGTTTTCTGTACTTTACAGAAGGAATGagacaaaatagaaaattaaaaaataaataaataaagtaaaacaCTTTGAGATGGATTACGCTACTATCTCAATGGAAAAACCAAGGGAACAGGGGAGATGCTAGCGATTTGATTTCCACAGGTTCCTAGTTATTAAACCCCTCGTTCAAATCTAAACCGGGTTAACCTCATATCTATTCATTGTGATTCAACACCACAATGCATGTGGTTTTAGAGTAGGAGAAATAGCCTCTCTAAGGGCCATTTGATACACTTTTGGTTCCTAAGGTCTAGACTTTGTCTATTTGATCACCGAATATTACAAAATGATTCCAGTTAACTATAACCTAATGGAATTGGAATGGTGACTAACTATTATTCTAAAAGAAAAGTTTATGCTCTTAGTTTCAAATCACTCAATTATAGGCACTTTGGTATATTGGCTCAAATGTGTGAGTGATTAATACTTTGAGAGTACTCTTATAATTGAGGTTGGAGAGAGATTTTTATGTGATTGCAATAATTTTTCACATGGTAGAAACTTTTCTAATCTGCAGTTTTTTCTCCGTTTTGGAGTTTTTTCACATAAATTCTTAGGCTCCCAGTTTTTATTCCTTTCTTTCAATTTCTCTGTTTATTCCTCTTGTATTAGAGGGAGggttttcccaacaaagatgaCTATGAATGGTTCTCCAGTGAAACCCAAACAGTTTAAAGATGCATATAAATTGTTCACACTAACTTTGAGTAATGTGATGCAACTGACATTACCTCTATCACAAGGACAGCATCTTGACAAGATCAAGTTCTTGGAGAATATTTCTACAGGGTTAACCTTACATACAGTCATGCATCCACCTAGCCTGTCAAAAGTGTTAACTACAGTCAAACGCCAATTATAATAAATCCAATTAAAGGAAAAAACTATAATCCTCTGCAACCTACCTATCTGCAGAGAGAAAAGTAAAGGCATATATAAGCCAGCTTTACCACTATTTTATCTCCATCATAAGAGCTTAGATGTGAAACCAACAGAATAGAATCACCCAAGTCAAGTCGTTTTTATGGCATTCATCATTCTGACATGATAAACAGAAAAGGGTAAAATGGAATAGCACAAGAAAATAATGATCAAGATTTCTggtaattttgttttcatttctaTTGGCGATAGAGAAGCAGTAAGAATGTCCCCAATGTCTCACATGATAATTAAAAGACCTGATTCATCATCTGCAATGGAGCGTCCAGTCCTCAAATCAAGCCAAAGCTAATAGTTTCAAAGAAATCAGAGTAAAAGTCCTTCAAACTTGGACTCTTCTTTCTGAAAACATAGTAAGATAACATCTGATCCCCTTTTCACATAACCAATAAAGTATTTTCcccttactgaaattttgataAATTGTAGGTCACATGAAAGACAGTTATACCATTACAGGAACTTTCTGTTTTTCCCACAGTAGAAGAAGCTCCAAGCTACAGAGTATAAATAACCTGCCAAATTCTAAAGCCTCTTGTAATGCCAGCAGATGGTAAGTTGCAAACTAAGATAATGATAACAGCTTAAGTTTGATCAGATGCTGCTCCTGTCCCAACAGCTAAGCATCAAAACTTAGGAGAACACCGTGATGTTTTTTTAATAACTGTGGATATTCAAACTTGCTCGTGCACATTGATTAGTTAGGCAACACTGTTGaccaaatgaaatgtgaatcaCTTGGCTTCCTCTCTCTGAAACAAGGAACACTCATTTTGGAAGTGCTCGAAAATTTGGAACATCGTGAGATCAGTACCAAAAAGCAACCGATCCCAATTTCCAAGTTGTTTATAAAATGTTTTTGCCATCATATTTTGTTCAATCTTCACAATATCCCTAATCCTCATAAAGGTCTAACTATGGGCAAGAGTGCCGCTAAAAAGACTGCAAGTATAAGAGTCAGGAGTACAACCATTCTCCTTCATTGAGAGAAAGATCTCTCTTGCTTCATCATGCCTACCTGATTTGCACAATGATTTAATAAGAGCACCATATGTATAATTGTCAGGCTGTATACCCAACCTTAACATAGAACAAAAGAGCTTCTCAGCCTTCTGAACCCTATTTGTTCCAATGTACCCTTGGATGAGAGCATTGAAGGAGAAAGTATCAGGTTGTAGACCATGAAGTTGCATTTGTCGCAACAGATGGGTAGATCTAGAAACATCTCCAATCGCACAGAAGGAACGTATCAATATATTATATGTGATAACATTTGGAGGGACATCCCACTCAACCATTTCAGTGAAACAACCAAACGCATCCTCATGCTTATGTGCTTGACAGAGGCCATCAATTAGTGAATTAAATGTGAAGATATCTGGTCTAAAACGACATTCTAATAGAATTTCAAGAAGTTCCTGAGCTTTGTTCATATTTCCATTTCTGCAAAACCCACCGATAAGCGTATTGTAAGTAACAATATTTGGAGAAATGCCTCTATTATGCAGATCCCTGAAGATTTCGTATGCTCTGTCCATTGATTTGCCTTTGCAGAGGCAATCAATGACCATGTTATATGAATATATGTTGGAAATAAGACCATCATTTATTAACCGATCCATATATCGGTTTCCAATCTCCATTTTCCCTGCCTTATACAAGGCTTCAATAAGCGTAAGATATGTACTGAACCCTGGCTTGACACCACTCTGCACACAATTATCAAATATAGTGCATGTTTCCTTCAAGTCTAGCTTTTTTAATAGACACGCCAAGGTCACATTGAAGGTTGAACTGCTCGGAACATAACCCTCTTTGCCAGTTTTACTCAAAAACATGACAGCCTTACTGGCCATAGAATTATTTGAAAGGCAATATAGAATATTGTCACAAACCAATTGAGATACACCCTGCTTCCTCTtaacaaattccaacaaaagtTCAAAAGCCTTATCTGGAGCAATACAACGAAAAACTCCATGAACCAAGGATCTCATAGTAGCTGCATTTGGAACCACATTCCTCTCCTTCATTGTCTGCAAAACTTTGAATGCTTCATCAGCCCTTTTAGCATTGAAAAATCCATCAATCAAGATTGTATATGTGAAAACATTCGGAAAATATCCCAAGCCCTCCATTTGTTTCATCAGACGAAGTGCCTCATCCACCACCCCAAGCCTACAAACACCATGGATGAGAATGTTATAAGTGAACCTATCAGGGACACAGTTATGGGAAGACATTTGTTGAAATTTCAAATAAGCCAGGTCTAACGAATTGGACTTGATCAATGCATCAATTACAGCATTGTACAGTCTGGTGGTGGGATTAAGACCCAACAACCCAATTTGCCCAAATACCTCTACACAGTATTTTGCCAAACCCAATCTACCCCAACTGCCAAATAATATACAGAGTAATTCCTCTGTCACTTTAAGACCAGACTCTTTAATTTGCTGAAGAAGATCAACAGATAATAGCACCGGACGGTCAGGGCCTTCTCGATAAAGGTTGCGACCAAGAACCCCTTGAATCACTTGTCCCTTTACAAGTAAAGGGTCGGCATTCGAAACCCAGATATAAAACCTAATAGCATTTAATGGGTTGTCTTGATTTTGCAGAATGCTAACAACAAATTGAAGAGACAAAACGATCCTCTTCGCCTTAAACTCGTGATTTAACAATAGAAACCAGTCTTTGCTTAAAAGAATCTTGGAAATATATGAATGATCAATTGGTTTATGTTCATCATCAGCAAGAGACGGACGAGTGGAAAGCTGAATCGAACTGGAAGCCTTTAACGGAGTAGTTAGTGGGGAAGGATTACCTCTCGAAGGCGCTTCAACAATGTTGTTAAAGGAGCTTTGTTTTGAAGTTCGTTGTATTGAATCGGACGGGAATTGCCTCCGATGATTGTTGATCGGAGTGTAAGCTTGTAGTGGTCGATTTCTCAAAACAGGCGTTTCCCTGAAAGCCAAAGAAAGAAACCCTCTCATGGCCTTTCACGAGACTGAGCTTAACGCTCGAGAGCCTCTTTGTTGCAGAGAATAtagtaaaagaatttaaaatattagTAAAATCTATCCAGATAAAAGTTTAAAAGTAAAATCTGATTAATGACAAACTTAGGTTAAACTAATTATCATAGAGAACTTAAGTTTGAGAATTGTTATCAAACTTACCTTAATTAAGATTATTATTAAAAGTCAAGGACCCAATATTATAATTGAAagtataaatattaaaatagaacaaaatacaaatacaaaatcAAAAAATCATACTTTAGATTATTAAGCGAGGGTGTATTTGGATTAATTTTTaaagtatttaattttaaaaataattcattttaagataaattgagATGTTTGACGTtggtttaaaataatttttagaaaaaatgaaattatgaaataaatcattttaggGATTGTACATAGAAAAAATGTTTACTTGGTGTTTAACTAAGAATCCCTCTTAAATAGCTATTTTTGTTTCCtctatttttttattcctttttactACCTATCtttctgtaacgccccaaaaattttaggaatttaatattattatcttaagtacgattttgagatttttggtgttatttaaatgttgaagattTTATCTTATAGAGATTTGATTTTATTGGaaagtttaaaatatcaaattttgttAAGTTGAAACTTATGTTTGTATTGGCTAGGTATGTTTGGGGG
Encoded proteins:
- the LOC103483881 gene encoding putative pentatricopeptide repeat-containing protein At3g16890, mitochondrial, coding for MRGFLSLAFRETPVLRNRPLQAYTPINNHRRQFPSDSIQRTSKQSSFNNIVEAPSRGNPSPLTTPLKASSSIQLSTRPSLADDEHKPIDHSYISKILLSKDWFLLLNHEFKAKRIVLSLQFVVSILQNQDNPLNAIRFYIWVSNADPLLVKGQVIQGVLGRNLYREGPDRPVLLSVDLLQQIKESGLKVTEELLCILFGSWGRLGLAKYCVEVFGQIGLLGLNPTTRLYNAVIDALIKSNSLDLAYLKFQQMSSHNCVPDRFTYNILIHGVCRLGVVDEALRLMKQMEGLGYFPNVFTYTILIDGFFNAKRADEAFKVLQTMKERNVVPNAATMRSLVHGVFRCIAPDKAFELLLEFVKRKQGVSQLVCDNILYCLSNNSMASKAVMFLSKTGKEGYVPSSSTFNVTLACLLKKLDLKETCTIFDNCVQSGVKPGFSTYLTLIEALYKAGKMEIGNRYMDRLINDGLISNIYSYNMVIDCLCKGKSMDRAYEIFRDLHNRGISPNIVTYNTLIGGFCRNGNMNKAQELLEILLECRFRPDIFTFNSLIDGLCQAHKHEDAFGCFTEMVEWDVPPNVITYNILIRSFCAIGDVSRSTHLLRQMQLHGLQPDTFSFNALIQGYIGTNRVQKAEKLFCSMLRLGIQPDNYTYGALIKSLCKSGRHDEAREIFLSMKENGCTPDSYTCSLFSGTLAHS